A stretch of DNA from Bernardetia sp.:
TATTGGTCGTACAGCGAAAACCTGCTGAAAATTCCTTTCTCAAGCCTAAAGATTTGGCAAGCAAAACTGTTCCATACCCTCCTTTTCCCGGATTGCCTTGTGCTGCTCCGTCGGTGTACATTTCTATCATATAGTATTAGTTTTTGTTTAGTCAAATTGTTTCTATCTGCCTACTTTTATTCAAAAAAAAATGTTTCATTTGTCGTAAAAAAATATAGCTTGGCAGAATTAAAAAAAGTAAAAATGATTTATTACACAAAATTGTCCGAAAATTGTTTATATAACAATTACAAACAAATCTAAGAAAAATACTACATAAAATTTTTAGAGCTTTATTGAAGTAGATTTTTTGCCAACTATTATGAAATTATCCTTTTCTGATACAATACTTCTCGTCTTACTCGTCTTTTGTTCTTCGTGTAGCACAGAAGAAACTAAAAGCACAGAAGAAATCGTCTTGACAAATTCCTCTGAACCTATTTCTGCCACTACCCCAAAAGAAAATAGAGTTGAAGAAGACAGCGTTTCTTTCGTAGCTTATAAAGATTCTGTTGAAAATATCCTTAAGGATTTGAAAGTAAGTGAGGCACAGGCAGAAGAACTTTCTGAAACAATGAGTGAAATGATACAGGAAGTCAAAAATCTTCAAAAAAGCAATCAGAATGTAGATGCAGCACAAAGTTCTGATTATACAGATGACGAACTGCCAAAAAATTTGAGTACGTATTTGTATATGAAAATAGATTCTTTCCCTCAAAACTTATTGCCAAAAAATACAAAGCAGCTTTATGTAGGAGGAGCTTCTGACAGCGAAGACCAATATTTATTTGGACTTAGCAACGAGGGAAATTTGAAAAAACTAGCCAAGTTGCCTACCGATTTTCGCTTTAACTCTACTAAAAAAACAAAATCGTATTATAAAGAAGGGAAAATTTTTATTTGTTCGGAAGAGAGTTATAAGGCAACTGTCATTTGTGGTATTTTTTCCTTCGACTTAGCTAAAAATATGCTCACTTTAGAAGACGAAACAGCCACTGATTTTTCAGTAGAAGCTATTGCAAAAGCACAAGCAGCCTTAGAAAAAGGAAAAATAGTAGAAGCCGTTGGATTTTATGAACAAGTAATGTATCCTCACAACTATATGCAGGTAGAAACTGAAACTATTCAGCTTCTCAAAAAAACATATTCTGTCTTACAACAACTAGAAAAAGAAAAAAATTATGACTCTGCCACACTCGTTTTAGAAAGTGTTTTTGACTTTTGGGGAACAGAGTTTTTACTAAATATTGAAACACCTGAACAACTACAAGAGCTTTTTAAAAGCAATAATTTTGAACTCTCCAAGAAAGAGTATATTTCTATATTGGAAAAATATGGAACACTTTTGTTACAATCTAGCAACTACATAGATGCTGTAAAAATCAATAAAAAACTAACTCAAATTACACCTACTTCAGCCCTTGCTTACCTCCAACTTGGGAATGCGTATTACAAATTAGAACGCTTAGAAGATAGCCAAAGCGCATACAGAAAATATAAGGAAATTATGAGTAAGACAGGAAAAAAAGTGGATAAAGAAACACTAGCAAAAATTGAAAAAAGACTCTTAGAAAAATAAACATGTTAGGAATGAAGAGAGATAAACTTATCAATATTTTCATCAGTCAATAATTGTGAGTTTTCTGTAATTTTTTCTATTTCCCAGTCCCACCAACTTATTTTCAATAGAGCTTCTATTTGAGCCTCTGAAAAACGTTTTCGTATTAGTTTTGCTGGATTTCCTCCCACAATACTATACGGTTCTACATCGCTCGTTACAGTAGAATTTGTAGCTATGATTGCTCCATTTCCGACTGTTATACCTGCCATTAGAGTAACATTATGTCCAATCCAAACATCATTTTTAATTTCTAAATTACCTTTGTTCGGATATGATTTTCCATCCATCGCACTGCTCCAGTCTTTTCCAAAGATAGCAAAGGGATAAGAACTGACAGCCTTTGTGAGATGATTTGCCCCATTCATAATAAACTTTACACCAGAAGCAATCATACAAAACTTACCAATAATGAGCGTGTCGTTATTGAAGTCAAAGAAATATTTTACATTTTTTTCAAAGTTGTGGACATCTTCAAAATCATCGTAATATGTATAATCCCCAACACTAATATTCGGATTCTTGATGACATTTTTTAGAAAACATAGCTTTTCGTAACCTTCTAAGGGAAAAACAGCGTCTTTATTTGGTATATTTGATTTCATCGAATTAAGATAGATATGTATTTCTGAAATAACAACTTGCTATGCTCAAAAAATTTACTTTATCTGCCATTGCCCACTTATTTCTTGTAGCTAACTTCATCAGCTTGTTACCTATTTGGCTAGGCGATTTGTTTTCTCATTTTAGAATGTTTTGGACACTTCTAAGCCTATTTTTATTTGTTATCTATTTTCTATTATTAAAGCAAGGAATAGTTAAAGGTAAGTTGGTAGGTATTGTTTTTTTTTCGTTGTTTATCAATTTTGTAGCTTCTCAACCATTTTGGACAAATTCACAAACATATAGTTACCTATTTTTAGGAAGTCCAGATAAAGTAGAAGTTTCAGAAGAAACAGAATACGAAATACAAAATGGAAAGCCTACAAAAAGCCTTCTGCTGATGAACGTACTTAGTTCGAATACAAATTATGAAGAAGTGAAAAGAACTATAAAAAATACCAATGCAGATTTTATAGTGATTTTAGAGCTTAATCAAAGATGGAAAAAAGAATTCGAAGAGCTAAAAACTACTTATCCTTATAATTTTTTAGATGTTAGAGAAGATAATTTTGGAATGGGAGTGTATTCAAAACAACAGTTTCAAGATAGTCTTAAAATACGAATTTCTCAACGTGTCATAAAAGTAGGGGGAGAAAAGGAAGAGCTTGATGATTTTATCAAAGAAAACTCTAGTAAACCTGCAAGTATGCGTATTGACTATACAATGGATAACCTCACTTTATTAGTAACACATCCTATCCCTCCTATAAATTGGGCTGCTTACAAGGAAAGAAACGGAATACTAAAGTCACTTGCAAATATTCCTAAAAAGAATAGTTCCAAAACTCTTTTAGTCGGCGATTTTAATTGTTCTCCTTTTTCTGCCGATTATAAAAATTTTCTAGCAAAATCTACTTTAAAAGACTCACAAGAAAACTTTGGTTTTCAGCCTACTTGGAATACTTCTTTTCCATTTTTGATGCAAACACAACTAGATCACGTTTGGCACTCTAAAGAAATTGAAATTCTACACCGTCAAACGCTTCCCATCAAAGGCTCTGACCATAAAGCTGTTTATGTTGTTTTTAGATAAAAAATTGTTTTTTCTACCTATCTGTAAGGAAAAGGCATGCCTTTTCCCTAACAACAAAAAATCATTTTAAAAAAAAATTTAATGCTTAGAATAATTTCTCTACTACAAAATCATAAATTCCCAAAAAGCGAACAATAGCAATAATAATAATTCCTATCAAGATAGCTCGTATCCAATAGTTTGCCTTCGGATGCCCAACGGCAAATTTGGCTGCCCAAACTGCACCTATCATTTGCGCTATAGAAAGGGTAAGTCCTGCTATCCATTCTATTTGTCCACTCAAAATAAAAATGGCAAAAGCTGGAATATTTAAAAGAAGAGTAAGCAGAAGTTTAACTGCATTGGCGTTAGTAAGGTCGTAGGTGGTTGCTGACATCAAAACGACAAGCATAATCACACCCACACCAGCTTGTACAAATCCTCCATAAAAACCAACAGCTAGAAAAATAATCATTAGCCACGGTAGGGCAAGTTCTTTCGTATTTGTGTTTTCTTGTACCCATTTTTTTGGATTGTTCAAAACCAAAAATAGCATAAAAACCATCACACCACCGATTACACGACTAAGCCAAATATCATTTGCCTTTCCCACTTCCACAGCCGTATATGCACCTAAAATAGAACCCAACACTGTAGGAACAGCTATTTTCCAGATGCCTTTAAAATCTGTTTTACCACTTTTTAGAAAGGTGCGAAGTCCTACCAAAACTTGAAATGTAACGCCCACTCGGTTTGTTCCATTTGCCATTCCGACAGGAAGACCAGCCACAGCCGAAAGTGCCGTAATTGTAAGGATAGAGCCATTTCCTGCCAATGTATTGATAATTCCAGCCAAAAAACCTGCTGCTAATAAAACTACATAAACCCAAACTGTATATTCCATTTCAGTTACCAGTAATCAGTTACCAGTAATCACTCAATGACAACTACTAACTGTTTGTACATTTCTTATTTTTAGATTACAAAATATTGAGAGATATTTATTGTTCTGTGTCTTATAGAACAGAGATAAATTGCATTTTATCAAAAAATCACTAAACATTTACCTAATTATTTACTTCCCAGTAAGCCCATACTTAGCTTAATGCGTGTCAGTTCTTGCTTTGTGTTGAGAGGAAAATTATTTTTCATTATCCAATCGTAATAAGAAGGTTCTTTTGTCAAAACATCTTCTACTTTTTTGTCTCTATGCTTTCCGAAGGCAAAAACAGCTTCATTCTTATCATTATAAACCATTCTACCAGCCAAATCTACACGGTTAGAGAAGCTAAGTTGGTGTAAAGCTGCCATATCATTTTTGACAGGAACAGTTACATTTCCTTGACTGTCTTTATGTTCTTTGTCTTCATACATCTTTACTTGTTCCTTCAAAATATCTACACACGCCACTGTATCTACTTCTGCGCTGTGCGCTCCTTCTAGTTCTTTATCACAATAAAATTTATAAGCTGCTGAAAGCGTACGAGGCTCCATCATGTGATAGATTCTTTGCAAATCGATGAGTTTTCTACTTGAAATATCAAAATCTACACCTGCTCTCAAAAACTCTTCTACTAGCATCGGAACATCAAAACGCAAAATATTAAATCCTGCCAAATCACAACCTTTCAAAATACTGGCAAATGTTTTTGCCATTTGTTTAAAGGTAGGCTTATCTTTTACATCTTCATCACTAATTCCGTGTATGTTAGTCGTAATTTCTGGAATTGGAATAGTAGGATTTATTTTGTGTGTATGGATTTCCTGCTCGCCATTAGGCATAAGTTTGACAATAGAAATTTCTACAATACGGTCGTTGATAGTGTCTATTCCAGTAGCTTCTAAATCGAAAAATGCTAAAGGGTTTTTGAGATTGAGATTCATAATTTATGAGAAGAGTGCTAGATTTTGAAGTAATTATACAAAAATAGTAAAATATTGATAAGTCTCTTATAGTTAAGAGCCTGTTTAAAATTATTTCTTTGAGCTACAAATGGTAAACTTCAGCTTGTATCTGCATTATTTTTTCGTCAAATAACTGACTATTCTCCTTTAAAATGCCTTGATACGTCAAAAATTTTCTCATTTTCGCTAGTAAAACAAAATTTAAACAAGCTCTAAGTCATTTATTATAGCTATTCTACTCAACAAAAAATATTTACAAAATGAATGACCTTAAAAGATTATCTAGGCTGACA
This window harbors:
- a CDS encoding sulfite exporter TauE/SafE family protein — translated: MEYTVWVYVVLLAAGFLAGIINTLAGNGSILTITALSAVAGLPVGMANGTNRVGVTFQVLVGLRTFLKSGKTDFKGIWKIAVPTVLGSILGAYTAVEVGKANDIWLSRVIGGVMVFMLFLVLNNPKKWVQENTNTKELALPWLMIIFLAVGFYGGFVQAGVGVIMLVVLMSATTYDLTNANAVKLLLTLLLNIPAFAIFILSGQIEWIAGLTLSIAQMIGAVWAAKFAVGHPKANYWIRAILIGIIIIAIVRFLGIYDFVVEKLF
- a CDS encoding tetratricopeptide repeat protein, producing the protein MKLSFSDTILLVLLVFCSSCSTEETKSTEEIVLTNSSEPISATTPKENRVEEDSVSFVAYKDSVENILKDLKVSEAQAEELSETMSEMIQEVKNLQKSNQNVDAAQSSDYTDDELPKNLSTYLYMKIDSFPQNLLPKNTKQLYVGGASDSEDQYLFGLSNEGNLKKLAKLPTDFRFNSTKKTKSYYKEGKIFICSEESYKATVICGIFSFDLAKNMLTLEDETATDFSVEAIAKAQAALEKGKIVEAVGFYEQVMYPHNYMQVETETIQLLKKTYSVLQQLEKEKNYDSATLVLESVFDFWGTEFLLNIETPEQLQELFKSNNFELSKKEYISILEKYGTLLLQSSNYIDAVKINKKLTQITPTSALAYLQLGNAYYKLERLEDSQSAYRKYKEIMSKTGKKVDKETLAKIEKRLLEK
- a CDS encoding endonuclease/exonuclease/phosphatase family protein, yielding MLKKFTLSAIAHLFLVANFISLLPIWLGDLFSHFRMFWTLLSLFLFVIYFLLLKQGIVKGKLVGIVFFSLFINFVASQPFWTNSQTYSYLFLGSPDKVEVSEETEYEIQNGKPTKSLLLMNVLSSNTNYEEVKRTIKNTNADFIVILELNQRWKKEFEELKTTYPYNFLDVREDNFGMGVYSKQQFQDSLKIRISQRVIKVGGEKEELDDFIKENSSKPASMRIDYTMDNLTLLVTHPIPPINWAAYKERNGILKSLANIPKKNSSKTLLVGDFNCSPFSADYKNFLAKSTLKDSQENFGFQPTWNTSFPFLMQTQLDHVWHSKEIEILHRQTLPIKGSDHKAVYVVFR
- a CDS encoding 3'-5' exonuclease, translating into MNLNLKNPLAFFDLEATGIDTINDRIVEISIVKLMPNGEQEIHTHKINPTIPIPEITTNIHGISDEDVKDKPTFKQMAKTFASILKGCDLAGFNILRFDVPMLVEEFLRAGVDFDISSRKLIDLQRIYHMMEPRTLSAAYKFYCDKELEGAHSAEVDTVACVDILKEQVKMYEDKEHKDSQGNVTVPVKNDMAALHQLSFSNRVDLAGRMVYNDKNEAVFAFGKHRDKKVEDVLTKEPSYYDWIMKNNFPLNTKQELTRIKLSMGLLGSK
- a CDS encoding CatB-related O-acetyltransferase yields the protein MKSNIPNKDAVFPLEGYEKLCFLKNVIKNPNISVGDYTYYDDFEDVHNFEKNVKYFFDFNNDTLIIGKFCMIASGVKFIMNGANHLTKAVSSYPFAIFGKDWSSAMDGKSYPNKGNLEIKNDVWIGHNVTLMAGITVGNGAIIATNSTVTSDVEPYSIVGGNPAKLIRKRFSEAQIEALLKISWWDWEIEKITENSQLLTDENIDKFISLHS